Proteins from a single region of Dictyostelium discoideum AX4 chromosome 5 chromosome, whole genome shotgun sequence:
- the ddx42 gene encoding DEAD/DEAH box helicase: MSKRVSAFGAEGDDEPQEKPMKPFISFSSNINNNNNSNNNNNNNNNNNNNNNNNNNKNNIGTGINLNIKNNNNINNNNNKSGFPVKKSRFNGEDDDDDYFFSNVPPKSSMTTLNKSPPNFENASSNNNNNNNNNNQESDSKNQNEDEDDEIDPLDAFMENVNAQAAIDNSKSIEKGQQQQQSLKSKRDDIDNEDDEEIFYKLRQKQLANKSSKQQQDDDVDYSSLDDDDGYFDDEESLKNGQSKGKRIIEPLPPIDHSKEEYIEFNKIFYEEHPDIANLTEEQVFEIRKNLDIRMTGTDLINPVTSFGHYGFDDILLQAIAKQSIETPTPIQKQAIPIALSGRDLIAIAKTGSGKTATFIWPSISHIMDQPYLEKGDGPIALFLAPTRELAHQIYLETLKYSKYFKLKTTVLYGGVSKQQQCKELKAGCEIIVATPGRLIDMIKLKATKLNRVSYLVLDEADKMFDFGFGPQVLSIVNHVRPDRQTLLFSATFKPNVEEFARTILSDPIKISIGMIGSANSDITQIVQVLKSDSDKWNWLTNQLALLLSQGSVLIFVSTKVAVEQLSSNLTKFGFQTCTLHGDKNQIERSQTIQTFKEGKINILIATDVAARGLDIPLIKNVVNYDTSRDIESHTHRIGRTGRAGNTGVAYTLITPKDIHFSVDLIKNLESASQFVPPELIDVAMNNPHFKRERGGGGGGSNRGRGRGGGGVGYRRNSRGGGVAFNSNRDSSRSDSQNKFIPAQSVEGGRLFNPNNTDNSEINNENEKSINNENKFSNNNSGSSNDRNSINYRNNSFNNNSNNTNNSGNSNFNNSNSNNGYSNNNYNNNYKNNSNYNNSNNNNNSYYNNNNSNNNNNSNYNNSSNNNNNNNNNYRNGNNNNNYNNNNYYNNNNSNNNSSNNNNSNNNSSNNNFNNNFNNNNNNNDNSNFNRALPFNDFNNNNNNSNNNNFNYNNNFNNSYNANNSNHYKNNNNSNNFNQRSQYNRR, from the exons ATGTCAAAAAGAGTTAGTGCATTTGGAGCTGAGGGTGATGATGAACCTCAAGAAAAACCAATGAAACCTTTTATATCATTTAGTAGTAAtatcaataacaacaataatagtaataataataataataataataataataataataataataataataataataataataaaaataatattggaactggaattaatttaaatattaaaaataataataatataaataataataataataaaagtggtTTCCCAGttaaaaaatcaagattTAATGGAGaggatgatgacgatgattatttcttttcaaatGTTCCACCTAAATCATCAATGACcacattaaataaatctcCACCAAACTTTGAAAATGCTAGtagcaacaacaataacaacaataataataataatcaagaaTCTGATagtaaaaatcaaaatgaagatgaagacgATGAAATCGATCCATTAGATGCATTCATGGAAAATGTCAATGCACAAGCGGCAATTGATAACAGTAAATCCATTGAAAAAgggcaacagcaacagcaatcACTAAAA tcTAAAAGagatgatattgataatgaagatgatgaagaaataTTCTATAAATTAAGACAAAAGCAATTGGCTAACAAATcatcaaaacaacaacaagatgaTGATGTAGATTATTCAAGTTTAGACGA tgatGATGGAtattttgatgatgaagaatcaTTAAAGAATGGTCAAAGTAAAGGTAAAAGAATTATTgaaccattaccaccaattgACCATTCAAAAGAGGAATACATTGAgtttaataaaatcttttatgAAGAACATCCAGATATTGCCAATTTAACAGAAGAACAAGTATTTGAAATTAGAAAGAATTTAGATATTAGAATGACAGGTactgatttaattaatcctGTCACTTCATTTGGTCATTATGGTTTCgatgatattttattacaaGCTATAGCaaaacaatcaattgaaacaccaacaccaattcaaaaacaaGCCATCCCCATCGCATTGTCAGGTCGTGATTTAATTGCAATTGCTAAAACCGGTTCTGGTAAAACCGCTACTTTCATTTGGCCTTCCATTTCACACATTATGGATCAACCCTATCTTGAAAAAGGTGATGGTCCAATCGCTTTATTCTTGGCACCAACTAGAGAATTGGctcatcaaatttatttagaaactttaaaatattcaaaatattttaaattaaa aaCAACAGTATTATATGGTGGTGtatcaaaacaacaacaatgtaaagaattaaaagcaGGATGTGAAATTATTGTAGCAACACCTGGTAGATTAATAGatatgataaaattaaaagcaaCCAAATTAAATCGTGTTAGTTATTTAGTATTGGATGAAGCTGATAAAATGTTTGATTTCGGATTTGGACCACAAGTGTTATCAATTGTTAATCATGTTAGACCAGATAGacaaacattattattttctgcTACTTTCAAACCAAATGTTGAAGAATTTGCACGTACTATTCTATCAGATCCAATAAAGATTTCAATTGGTATGATTGGTAGTGCCAATTCTGATATCACCCAAATCGttcaagttttaaaatcaGATTCTGACAAATGGAATTGGCTAACCAATCAACTAGCACTACTATTGAGCCAAGGTAGTGTATTAATCTTTGTTAGTACCAAAGTTGCCGTGGAACAATTGTCAAGCAATTTAACAAAATTTGGCTTTCAAACATGTACATTACATGGTGACAAGAATCAAATTGAAAGATCACAAACTATTCAAACTTTTAAAGAGGGAAAGATTAACATTTTAATTGCCACTGATGTTGCAGCTAGAGGTTTAGATATTCCATTGATTAAGAATGTAGTAAATTATGATACATCAAGAGACATTGAATCACATACTCATCGTATTGGTAGAACTGGAAGAGCAGGTAATACTGGTGTTGCTTATACTTTAATAACTCCAAAGGATATTCATTTCtctgttgatttaattaaaaatttagaatctGCAAGTCAATTTGTGCCACCTGAATTAATAGATGTTGCAATGAATAATCCTCATTTCAAAAGAGAAAGAGGAggcggtggtggtggttcaaATAGAGGTAGAGGCAGAGGTGGTGGCGGTGTGGGTTATCGTAGAAATAGTAGAGGCGGTGGTGTAGcttttaatagtaatagagATAGCAGTAGAAGTGATtctcaaaataaatttattccTGCACAATCTGTCGAGGGTGGAAGGTTatttaatccaaataatacaGATAATAGTGAAatcaataatgaaaatgaaaaaagtatcaataatgaaaataaattcagtaataataatagtggctCAAGCAATGATAGAAACAGCATTAACTACAGAAATAATagtttcaataataatagtaataatactaataatagtggAAACAGTAACTTcaacaatagcaatagcaacaATGGCTACAGcaataataactataataataattataaaaataatagtaattataacaatagtaataataataataatagctattataataataacaatagtaataataacaataatagtaattataataatagtagtaataataacaataataataataataattataggaatggcaataataataataattataacaacaataactattataataataacaatagtaataataacagtagcaataataacaatagtaataataacagtagCAATAATAA
- the rft1 gene encoding RFT1 family protein translates to MKQPQTESNVLKNGLVGAFYLIGLQIISRLFTFIINTLVIVGVDDSIFGVSAIQYQLLSSIILFLSREAIRRACTRVNITDKLNNDNNLKSVINLSWLVLPIGIGLSIIFENFFLYTSTKETLEILNYHYGLRLFTISSILELLSEPMYILAQNLLLFKIRTTVEGFALFFKTFSTYYFIVILNMGLIGFGYAQILYSLTLVIGYFGYFLINIINNNKNKDNKEFSNCFKSIDQLFPKFSTRIDRNLIKLSLLYTWQSIYKLLLQEGEKFVLFFSETNQGQAIFAIVSNLGSLIVRFLFLPIEETCFLMFPKLFPTINNNNNNNNNNNNNNNNNNKNQENNNNNDDFKNGANVLIVIMKFLILVSLVFTCFGPGFSHLLLNLLYNNKFRDTNAGVLLGFYCIYVGFLAINGVSESFVHSVAKEDQLKTVNWVLIIIGFIYLLFTLIFCKLFQNIGIILANCLNIKLSNMIPNKMVLLSFIISFIITNLSNKYIYNAVSFKSTCIHLLIGIICFIQTCTFIYLKEWVSIKEFKKILSNKNK, encoded by the exons atgaaacaaCCACAAACAGAATCAAATGTATTAAAGAATGGTTTAGTTGGAGCATTCTATTTAATTGGATTACAAATTATATCAagattatttacatttattattaatacattAGTAATTGTTGGAGTTGATGATAGTATTTTTGGAGTATCAGcaattcaatatcaattattgtcatcaataattttatttttatcacgTGAAGCAATTAGAAGAGCATGTACAAGAGTTAATATTacagataaattaaataatgataataatttaaaatctgtTATAAATTTATCATGGTTAGTTTTACCAATTGGTATTGGattatcaatcatttttGAAAACTTTTTCCTCTACACATCAACAAAAGAAACATTAGAAAtcttaaattatcattacgGTTTAagattatttacaattagttcaatattagaattattaagtGAACCAATGTATATTTTAGCTCAAAATTTATTActctttaaaattagaacTACAGTTGAAGGTTTtgcattattttttaaaactttttcaacttattattttattgtaattttaaat atgggATTAATTGGATTTGGATATGCacaaattttatattcattaACATTAGTAATTGGATattttggatattttttaattaatataattaataataataaaaataaagataataaagaattttcaaattgttttaaatcaattgatcaattatttccaaaattttCAACTAGAATTGatagaaatttaattaaattatcattacttTATACATGGcaatcaatttataaattattattacaagaGGGtgaaaaatttgttttattcttttcaGAGACAAATCAAGGTCAAGCTATTTTTGCAATCGTATCAAATTTAGGTTCATTAATTgttagatttttatttttaccaattgaagaaacttgttttttaatgtttccaaaattatttccaacaatcaataataataataataataataataataataataataataataataataataataaaaatcaagaaaataataataataatgatgattttaaaaatggtgcGAATGtattaattgtaattatgaaatttttaattttagtttcaTTAGTTTTTACTTGTTTTGGACCAGGTTTTtcacatttattattaaatttattatataataataaatttagagATACAAATGCTGGTGTTTTATTAGGTTTCTATTGTATTTATGTTGGATTTTTAGCAATTAATGGTGTTTCTGAATCATTTGTTCATAGTGTTGCAAAAgaagatcaattaaaaactGTTAATTGggtattaattataattggtTTCATTTACTTATTATTCACTTtaatattttgtaaattatttcaaaatattggtattattttaGCAAATTGTTTAA atattaaattatcaaatatgataccaaataaaatggtattattatcatttataatatcatttataattacaaatttatcaaataagtatatatataatgCTGTTAGTTTTAAATCAACATGTAtccatttattaattggtataatttgttttattcaAACTTGtacttttatttatcttAAAGAATGGgtttcaattaaagaatttaaaaaaattttatcaaataaaaataaataa
- a CDS encoding hypothetical protein (Similar to unknown protein): MQEIKLPVPPFNNIEDAIKKVRMAEDAWNSRNAETVSLAYSLDTKWRNRNEFINGRTQVVEFLKKKWEKEVEYRLIKELWTFQAGSNRIAVRFAYEWKDLNGNWFRSYGNENWEFNEFGLMVQRHASINDLSISESQRLFHWPCGKRPDDHPSLSDLGL, from the coding sequence atgcaagaaataaaattaccagtaccaccatttaataatattgaagatgcaattaaaaaagttagaaTGGCAGAAGATGCATGGAATTCAAGGAATGCAGAAACTGTTTCACTTGCATACAGTTTGGATACAAAATGGAGAAATAggaatgaatttattaatggtAGAACACaagttgttgaatttttaaaaaagaaatgggAAAAAGAGGTTGAATATAGACTAATTAAAGAGTTGTGGACATTTCAAGCTGGTAGTAATAGAATTGCCGTCAGATTTGCATATGAATGGAAagatttaaatggtaattGGTTTAGATCATATGGAAATGAAAATTGGGAATTCAATGAATTTGGTCTAATGGTTCAAAGACATGCATCAATAAATGATCTCTCAATTAGTGAATCACAAAGATTATTTCATTGGCCATGCGGTAAAAGACCTGATGATCATCCAAGTTTATCAGATTTaggtttataa
- the gchA gene encoding GTP cyclohydrolase I, whose amino-acid sequence MSDNLKSYQDNHIENEDEEIYERSNGKGKELVDFGKKREPLIHNHEVLNTMQSSVKTLLSSLGEDPDREGLLKTPLRMSKALLFFTQGYEQSVDEVIGEAIFNENHHEMVVVRDIDIFSLCEHHMVPFHGKCHIGYIPDQKVLGLSKLARVAEIFARRLQVQERLTRQIAQAIQAHLNPMGVAVVIEASHMCMVMRGVQKPGASTVTSSVCGIFEKDSRTRAEFFSLIKSNK is encoded by the exons atgagtgacaatttaaaatcataccAAGATAAtcatattgaaaatgaagatgaagaaatttATGAAAGATCAAATGGAAAAGGAAAGGAATTAGTTGATTTTGGAAAGAAGAGAGAACCATTAATCCATAACCATGAAGTTTTAAATACAATGCAATCATCAGTAAAGACATTATTAAGTAGTTTAGGTGAAGATCCAGATAGAGAAGGTTTATTAAAGACACCATTAAGAATGTCAAAggctttattattttttacacaAGGTTATGAGCAATCTGTTGATGAAGTTATTGGTGAAgcaatttttaatgaaaatcatCATGAA atgGTTGTTGTCAGAGATATtgatatattttcattatgtGAACATCATATGGTGCCATTCCATGGTAAATGCCATATTGGTTATATTCCAGATCAAAAAGTTTTAGGTTTAAGTAAATTAGCAAGAGTTGCTGAAATTTTTGCCAGAAGGTTACAAGTTCAAGAACGTTTAACCAGACAAATAGCACAAGCAATTCAAGCTCACTTAAATCCAATGGGTGTTGCCGTCGTAATTGAAGCATCACACATGTGTATGGTTATGAGAGGTGTACAAAAACCAGGTGCAAGTACTGTCACCTCATCTGTTTGCggtatttttgaaaaagacTCTAGAACTCGTGCTGAATTCTTtagtttaattaaatcaaataaataa